From Cellulomonas dongxiuzhuiae, the proteins below share one genomic window:
- a CDS encoding FtsX-like permease family protein, whose product MFLALRELAFARTRFGLMGAVVALISVLMVLLSGLSSGLVVDGVSGLQRSPLDAVAFEVGTKTDSAFTRSVVTSDQRDAWAARDDFADAELLGTAIVNAKNDDGTPVDLTLFGVEPGGFVEPATGEGRALAAEREVVLSVSAQDEGVELGDVLTIDRVGTELEVVGFTTDQRTFGHVDIGFLHLRTWQEIHSSTVPGQQATAEAYDAASVVALRGVDGRLPDLAAGDAAAGTTARTITEAYDSSPGYTAEITTMQLIQGFLYAISALVVGAFFTLWTVQRTRELAVMRAMGASTRFLLGDGLAQAAILLVVSVGVGLAVGLGLGSLLVGTGMPFALESGPITTGALLLLGLGLFGAAVATVRIARVDPVTALGENR is encoded by the coding sequence GTGTTCCTCGCACTGCGCGAGCTCGCCTTCGCGCGCACCCGGTTCGGCCTGATGGGTGCGGTCGTCGCACTCATCAGCGTCCTCATGGTCCTGCTCTCCGGTCTGTCGTCCGGTCTCGTGGTCGACGGTGTCTCGGGGCTGCAGCGCAGCCCGCTGGACGCCGTCGCGTTCGAGGTCGGCACCAAGACCGACTCCGCTTTCACCCGCAGCGTCGTGACGTCCGACCAGCGTGACGCCTGGGCCGCCCGGGACGACTTCGCCGACGCCGAGCTGCTCGGCACCGCCATCGTCAACGCCAAGAACGACGACGGGACGCCGGTCGACCTCACCCTGTTCGGCGTCGAGCCCGGCGGGTTCGTCGAGCCCGCCACGGGCGAGGGCCGTGCCCTCGCCGCCGAGCGCGAGGTCGTGCTGTCCGTCTCCGCCCAGGACGAGGGCGTCGAGCTCGGTGACGTGCTGACGATCGACCGCGTCGGCACCGAGCTCGAGGTCGTCGGCTTCACGACCGACCAGCGCACCTTCGGCCACGTCGACATCGGCTTCCTGCACCTGCGCACCTGGCAGGAGATCCACTCCTCGACCGTGCCCGGCCAGCAGGCCACCGCGGAGGCGTACGACGCCGCGAGCGTCGTCGCGCTGCGCGGCGTCGACGGCAGGCTGCCGGACCTCGCCGCCGGTGACGCCGCCGCCGGCACGACCGCCCGCACGATCACCGAGGCGTACGACTCGTCGCCCGGCTACACCGCCGAGATCACGACGATGCAGCTCATCCAGGGCTTCCTCTACGCCATCTCCGCGCTCGTCGTCGGTGCGTTCTTCACGCTGTGGACGGTGCAGCGCACCCGCGAGCTCGCCGTCATGCGGGCCATGGGCGCCTCGACGCGCTTCCTGCTCGGCGACGGGCTGGCACAGGCCGCGATCCTGCTGGTCGTGTCCGTCGGGGTCGGTCTGGCCGTCGGCCTCGGCCTGGGGTCGCTGCTCGTCGGGACGGGCATGCCGTTCGCCCTGGAGAGCGGACCCATCACGACCGGTGCGCTGCTGCTGCTGGGCCTCGGCCTGTTCGGCGCCGCCGTCGCGACCGTCCGCATCGCCCGTGTCGACCCCGTGACCGCGCTGGGAGAGAACCGATGA
- a CDS encoding ABC transporter ATP-binding protein, which yields MTATTTRTGLALSDVTLAFGDGDSQVVALDHVDLTVTPGEIVAIVGPSGAGKSSLLAVAGGLTRPTSGSVVVGGTDLTSLSGAALARFRRDNVGFVFQSGNLVPALTAIDQLRLVEKITGRRAVKPPVQLLAAVGMADHAKRRPGKLSGGERQRVGIARALVASPSVLLVDEPTAALDRRRSHEIVELLARQTHDFGVATVMVTHDHDVLEHCDRVLEMVDGRLAAV from the coding sequence ATGACCGCCACCACCACCCGTACCGGCCTCGCACTGAGCGACGTCACCCTCGCCTTCGGCGACGGGGACAGCCAGGTCGTCGCCCTCGACCACGTCGACCTGACGGTCACCCCGGGGGAGATCGTCGCGATCGTCGGCCCGTCGGGCGCCGGCAAGTCCAGCCTGCTGGCGGTCGCCGGCGGTCTGACGCGCCCGACCTCCGGCTCCGTCGTCGTCGGCGGGACCGACCTGACCAGCCTGTCGGGTGCCGCCCTGGCGCGCTTCCGCCGCGACAACGTCGGGTTCGTCTTCCAGTCCGGCAACCTCGTGCCCGCGCTGACGGCGATCGACCAGCTGCGGCTGGTCGAGAAGATCACCGGGCGCCGCGCGGTGAAGCCGCCCGTGCAGCTGCTCGCCGCCGTCGGCATGGCCGACCACGCGAAGCGCCGACCCGGGAAGCTGTCCGGCGGTGAGCGTCAGCGCGTCGGGATCGCCCGCGCGCTGGTCGCCTCCCCGTCGGTCCTGCTGGTCGACGAGCCCACCGCGGCGCTCGACCGGCGCCGCAGCCACGAGATCGTGGAGCTGCTCGCGCGTCAGACGCACGACTTCGGGGTCGCTACGGTGATGGTCACGCACGACCACGACGTGCTCGAGCACTGCGACCGCGTGCTCGAGATGGTGGACGGACGCCTCGCGGCCGTCTGA
- a CDS encoding TetR/AcrR family transcriptional regulator has product MPRITARTVPEHREAQRRAILDATRELLAAAPDVEPTFADVAAKAGLARPSIYHYFASREELFRAVVVDALPRWRETIAAATGAHEDPAARIAAYADANLTLVADGEHAVIRALVSFDPRALADPRIAQMHAALVEPLVGVLRDAQVPDPEVVAQLVNAVVQRAGAMIEGGADVPTVRRAVRTLLTSTVGTPGAG; this is encoded by the coding sequence GTGCCACGCATCACGGCGCGCACGGTGCCCGAGCACCGCGAGGCCCAGCGGCGCGCGATCCTCGACGCCACCCGCGAGCTGCTCGCAGCCGCACCCGACGTCGAGCCCACCTTCGCGGACGTCGCCGCGAAGGCGGGGCTCGCACGTCCGAGCATCTACCACTACTTCGCGTCACGGGAGGAGCTCTTCCGCGCCGTCGTCGTGGACGCCCTGCCGCGCTGGCGCGAGACGATCGCGGCGGCCACGGGCGCGCATGAGGACCCCGCGGCCCGCATCGCCGCCTACGCGGACGCGAACCTCACGCTCGTCGCGGACGGCGAGCACGCCGTCATCCGGGCGCTCGTGTCGTTCGACCCGCGGGCGCTCGCCGACCCGCGGATCGCGCAGATGCACGCCGCGCTGGTCGAGCCGCTCGTCGGCGTGCTGCGGGACGCGCAGGTCCCGGACCCGGAGGTCGTCGCACAGCTCGTCAACGCCGTCGTGCAGCGCGCCGGCGCGATGATCGAGGGCGGGGCGGACGTGCCGACGGTCCGGCGGGCGGTGCGCACGCTGCTGACCTCGACGGTCGGGACGCCCGGCGCGGGTTGA
- a CDS encoding alpha-amylase family protein has translation MGWTEHAIWWHVYPLGAVGAPIRTPDDAVEPHRLQRLLPWLDHVQRLGTNGVLLGPVFASSAHGYDTTDHLRIDPRLGTDEDFDALVAAAHERGLRVLLDGVFNHVGAEHPLVAQVLAEGRDGPRAGFLRVDWDHPDGPRTADFEGHRALVALNHDDPAVAAYVVDVMAHWLARGADGWRLDAAYTVPPEFWARVLPQVRERHPDAWIVGEVIHGDYAGVVAASGMDSVTQYELWKATWSSLLDRNFWELDHALARHAALLDTFVPQTFVGNHDVTRIATRVGPQAAVLAHVVLMTVGGVPSVYYGDELGWTGLKEDREGGDDAVRPALPASPDDLGDDERHVLGLHQGLVALRRQHPWLHTARTSADELTNTRYRYTSTSADGAHRLHVELDVTDAPRAVVRDAGGQVLFTV, from the coding sequence ATGGGCTGGACCGAGCACGCGATCTGGTGGCACGTGTACCCGCTCGGTGCGGTCGGCGCGCCGATCCGCACGCCCGACGACGCGGTCGAGCCGCACCGCCTGCAGCGGCTGCTGCCCTGGCTGGACCACGTGCAGCGCCTGGGCACCAACGGCGTCCTGCTCGGCCCGGTGTTCGCGTCGTCGGCCCACGGCTACGACACCACGGACCACCTGCGCATCGACCCCCGCCTGGGCACGGACGAGGACTTCGACGCGCTCGTCGCCGCGGCCCACGAGCGCGGCCTGCGCGTGCTGCTCGACGGCGTGTTCAACCACGTCGGCGCCGAGCACCCGCTGGTCGCCCAGGTGCTCGCGGAGGGTCGCGACGGCCCGCGCGCCGGCTTCCTGCGCGTCGACTGGGACCACCCCGACGGCCCACGCACGGCCGACTTCGAGGGGCACCGCGCGCTCGTCGCGCTGAACCACGACGACCCGGCGGTGGCGGCGTACGTCGTCGACGTCATGGCGCACTGGCTCGCGCGCGGCGCCGACGGCTGGCGCCTGGACGCCGCGTACACCGTGCCGCCGGAGTTCTGGGCGCGCGTGCTGCCGCAGGTGCGCGAGCGCCACCCGGACGCGTGGATCGTCGGCGAGGTCATCCACGGCGACTACGCGGGCGTCGTCGCGGCGTCCGGCATGGACTCGGTGACGCAGTACGAGCTGTGGAAGGCGACCTGGAGCAGCCTGCTCGACCGCAACTTCTGGGAGCTCGACCACGCGCTGGCGCGGCACGCTGCGCTGCTCGACACGTTCGTGCCGCAGACGTTCGTCGGCAACCACGACGTCACGCGCATCGCGACGCGCGTCGGCCCGCAGGCGGCCGTGCTCGCGCACGTCGTGCTCATGACGGTGGGCGGCGTGCCGTCGGTGTACTACGGCGACGAGCTGGGCTGGACGGGCCTCAAGGAGGACCGCGAGGGCGGTGACGACGCGGTGCGGCCCGCCCTTCCCGCGTCGCCCGACGACCTCGGTGACGACGAGCGGCACGTGCTGGGCCTGCACCAGGGCCTCGTCGCGCTGCGGCGGCAGCACCCGTGGCTGCACACCGCCCGCACCTCCGCCGACGAGCTGACGAACACGCGCTACCGGTACACCTCGACGTCCGCGGACGGCGCGCACCGGCTGCACGTCGAGCTCGACGTGACGGACGCGCCGCGGGCCGTCGTGCGGGACGCCGGCGGGCAGGTGCTGTTCACGGTGTGA
- a CDS encoding LysE/ArgO family amino acid transporter: MWSSAWAGLGLGLGLIVAIGAQNAHVLRYGLRRERVGLVVAICAVSDVLLIAAGTAGVGAVIAASRTLTVVMTLAGAAVLLAYGALAARRAVRGDAALVVDAADRAPARAPAAGAVGVGGLVAATLALTWLNPHVYLDTVVLLGSVAAGHGDARWWFAAGAAVGSVVWFTALGYGAALLRPVFARPVAWRVLDVVIACVMVAIAVGLVVDLVTS, from the coding sequence ATGTGGAGCTCTGCGTGGGCGGGCCTCGGCCTCGGGCTGGGTCTGATCGTCGCCATCGGTGCGCAGAACGCGCACGTCCTGCGGTACGGGTTGCGGCGCGAGCGCGTGGGGCTCGTCGTCGCGATCTGCGCGGTCTCCGACGTGCTGCTCATCGCCGCCGGGACCGCCGGGGTGGGCGCGGTCATCGCGGCGAGCCGCACGCTCACGGTCGTCATGACCCTCGCGGGGGCGGCGGTGCTCCTCGCGTACGGCGCGCTCGCGGCGCGCCGCGCCGTCCGCGGGGACGCGGCCCTCGTCGTCGACGCCGCCGACCGGGCTCCGGCCCGCGCGCCTGCGGCGGGCGCGGTCGGGGTGGGAGGCCTGGTGGCGGCGACCCTCGCGCTGACCTGGCTCAACCCGCACGTCTACCTCGACACCGTGGTGCTCCTGGGCTCGGTCGCGGCGGGGCACGGGGACGCACGGTGGTGGTTCGCGGCCGGCGCCGCCGTGGGGAGCGTGGTGTGGTTCACGGCGCTCGGGTACGGCGCGGCGCTGCTGCGGCCCGTGTTCGCCCGGCCGGTGGCGTGGCGCGTGCTCGACGTCGTCATCGCGTGCGTCATGGTCGCCATCGCGGTGGGGCTGGTTGTGGACCTCGTCACATCGTGA
- a CDS encoding DUF4153 domain-containing protein → MSDAGEPTAPTDPPPAGPTGVAAPPHPAWRAPAVAPSPPTRFTLARDAFWAARTVPAPAPALAVSAVVGVLGGVLLVADLPGLGTSLVALAVWGAAVPALVRRRAWNALVTAALAVALVAMVAVRDAGWVLALCVVVAVLAGMVAATSASSAPAVLLSPLTWASGALRAVPWVRNGVGTLLGTRRAQLLVALRSVAVTVALLLVFGALFASADSVFASYLPSLDVGMLPARVVAGVLVALLTASLAHLAVAPPGWSDHRLPEGRPARRGEWLLPVGALAALVLAFVLVQVGALVDGHRHVLETLGLSYAQYARQGFAQLVVVTALTLVVVGVAARRAPRATPGDRLVSRVALGVLCVGTLGVVASALRRMDLYVEVFGLTRLRLLVLVAEVALAAILVLVMVAGIRWRGTWLPVAVVQVVAVAMLGLALADPDAQIVRHNTTAEAREQLDLSYLRGLSADAVPALDALDEPLRTCALAFREVAVPTGIADANLSRWRAARILAFEDQEVDVTDSETCAQWDGHTR, encoded by the coding sequence ATGAGCGACGCCGGTGAGCCCACCGCCCCGACCGATCCGCCACCGGCCGGGCCGACGGGCGTCGCGGCGCCGCCGCACCCGGCCTGGCGGGCGCCCGCCGTTGCGCCCTCGCCGCCCACGAGGTTCACGCTCGCGCGCGACGCGTTCTGGGCGGCGCGCACCGTGCCGGCACCCGCCCCCGCGCTCGCGGTCAGCGCGGTCGTCGGGGTGCTCGGGGGCGTGCTGCTCGTCGCCGACCTGCCGGGCCTCGGCACGTCCCTCGTCGCCCTCGCGGTGTGGGGTGCGGCGGTGCCGGCCCTGGTGCGGCGCCGGGCGTGGAACGCGCTCGTGACGGCCGCGCTCGCGGTCGCCCTCGTGGCCATGGTCGCGGTGCGCGACGCCGGGTGGGTCCTCGCGCTGTGCGTCGTCGTCGCCGTCCTCGCGGGCATGGTGGCCGCGACGTCGGCGAGCAGCGCGCCCGCGGTGCTCCTCAGCCCGCTGACCTGGGCTTCCGGCGCCCTGCGGGCCGTGCCGTGGGTCCGCAACGGCGTCGGCACGCTCCTGGGGACGCGGCGCGCGCAGCTGCTCGTCGCCCTGCGCAGCGTCGCCGTCACCGTGGCGCTGCTGCTCGTGTTCGGCGCCCTGTTCGCCAGCGCGGACAGCGTCTTCGCGAGCTACCTGCCGAGCCTCGACGTCGGGATGCTCCCCGCGCGCGTGGTCGCCGGCGTGCTCGTCGCGCTCCTCACGGCGTCGCTCGCGCACCTCGCGGTCGCGCCGCCCGGCTGGTCCGACCACCGGCTGCCCGAGGGGCGCCCCGCGCGCCGCGGTGAGTGGCTGCTGCCGGTCGGCGCCCTCGCGGCCCTCGTCCTGGCGTTCGTCCTCGTCCAGGTGGGTGCCCTGGTCGACGGTCACCGGCACGTGCTCGAGACCCTCGGGCTCAGCTACGCGCAGTACGCGCGGCAGGGCTTCGCGCAGCTCGTCGTCGTCACCGCGCTCACGCTGGTCGTGGTCGGGGTCGCCGCCCGCCGTGCGCCGCGCGCGACCCCGGGGGACCGGCTCGTGTCCCGGGTCGCGCTCGGGGTGCTGTGCGTGGGGACGCTCGGCGTCGTCGCCTCCGCGCTGCGGCGCATGGACCTGTACGTCGAGGTGTTCGGGCTGACCCGGCTGCGGCTGCTCGTGCTGGTCGCCGAGGTCGCGCTCGCGGCGATCCTCGTGCTGGTGATGGTGGCCGGGATCCGCTGGCGGGGGACGTGGCTCCCGGTCGCCGTGGTGCAGGTCGTCGCGGTCGCGATGCTGGGGCTCGCGCTCGCGGACCCGGACGCGCAGATCGTGCGGCACAACACGACCGCCGAGGCGCGCGAGCAGCTCGACCTGAGCTACCTGCGCGGGCTGTCCGCGGACGCGGTCCCCGCGCTCGACGCGCTGGACGAGCCGCTGCGGACGTGCGCGCTCGCGTTCCGCGAGGTGGCGGTGCCGACCGGCATCGCCGACGCCAACCTGTCACGGTGGCGTGCGGCGCGGATCCTCGCGTTCGAGGACCAGGAGGTCGACGTCACCGACAGCGAGACGTGCGCGCAGTGGGACGGTCACACGCGCTGA
- a CDS encoding class II glutamine amidotransferase: MCRWLAYSGAPVTLDDLLYKPANSLVLQSLHSRMGAEPTNGDGFGIGWYDGHAPEPGIFRSTEPAWSDPNLRELARHVRSGTVFAHVRATSGSAVQVTNCHPFRHDGWLFMHNGAVDRFPELKRDLQLEVDPPLFADIAGTTDSETVFHLALTFGLTDDPPAALAAAIGLVERTGRGHGVDFPFQGTVAVTDGQRMWALRYSSEGRSRTLFRNADVSVLREHYPDHPALRSLSDDTRLIVSEPLGELRGAWLEVPEASCLVVDGGAEQILPFVPRT, translated from the coding sequence ATGTGCCGATGGCTGGCGTACTCCGGGGCACCGGTGACGCTCGACGACCTGCTCTACAAGCCGGCGAACTCGCTCGTGCTGCAGAGCCTGCACAGCCGGATGGGTGCGGAGCCGACCAACGGCGACGGGTTCGGCATCGGCTGGTACGACGGCCACGCCCCGGAGCCGGGCATCTTCCGGAGCACCGAGCCGGCCTGGAGCGACCCGAACCTGCGGGAGCTGGCGCGTCACGTCCGCTCCGGCACGGTCTTCGCGCACGTGCGGGCCACCAGCGGCTCGGCGGTCCAGGTGACGAACTGCCACCCGTTCCGGCACGACGGCTGGCTGTTCATGCACAACGGGGCCGTCGACCGGTTCCCGGAGCTCAAGCGCGACCTGCAGCTCGAGGTCGACCCGCCGCTGTTCGCGGACATCGCCGGCACGACCGACTCCGAGACGGTCTTCCACCTGGCCCTGACGTTCGGCCTCACCGACGACCCGCCCGCCGCGCTCGCCGCCGCCATCGGCCTGGTCGAGAGGACGGGCCGCGGGCACGGCGTCGACTTCCCGTTCCAGGGGACGGTCGCCGTGACCGACGGGCAGCGGATGTGGGCCCTCCGGTACTCCTCCGAGGGACGCAGCCGCACGCTGTTCCGCAACGCCGACGTCTCCGTGCTGCGCGAGCACTACCCGGACCACCCGGCGCTGCGCAGCCTGTCCGACGACACCCGGCTGATCGTCTCCGAACCGCTCGGCGAGCTGCGCGGCGCGTGGCTCGAGGTGCCCGAGGCGTCGTGCCTCGTGGTCGACGGGGGCGCGGAGCAGATCCTGCCGTTCGTGCCGCGCACGTGA
- a CDS encoding DUF2975 domain-containing protein: MRNLTVLALRVVIALALAGSLFVQCVMAPLLWIDLVEADAPPGVRVPFVVIFVLGLVTLQVCAVCVWRLLTMVRREEVFTPAAFRWVDVIIGAIAAAAVLVFALAVVLAPGEQVAPGIVLLICGAALVLGGIALIVLLLRMLLAQAVDRDREARRLRDELDEVI, translated from the coding sequence ATGCGCAACCTCACCGTCCTCGCGCTGCGCGTCGTCATCGCGCTCGCGCTCGCCGGGTCCCTGTTCGTCCAGTGCGTCATGGCGCCGCTGCTGTGGATCGACCTGGTCGAGGCCGACGCGCCACCGGGCGTCCGGGTGCCGTTCGTCGTCATCTTCGTGCTGGGCCTCGTGACGCTGCAGGTGTGCGCGGTCTGCGTGTGGCGCCTGCTGACGATGGTGCGGCGCGAGGAGGTCTTCACGCCCGCCGCGTTCCGCTGGGTCGACGTCATCATCGGGGCGATCGCCGCGGCCGCCGTCCTGGTGTTCGCGCTCGCGGTCGTGCTCGCACCGGGAGAGCAGGTCGCCCCCGGAATCGTGCTGCTGATCTGCGGGGCGGCGCTCGTCCTGGGCGGCATCGCGCTCATCGTCCTGCTGCTGCGGATGCTGCTCGCGCAGGCCGTCGACCGCGACCGCGAGGCCCGGCGCCTGCGCGACGAGCTCGACGAGGTGATCTGA
- a CDS encoding LysR family transcriptional regulator ArgP, whose amino-acid sequence MSDWDLGQLRALAAAADLGTFDAAARALHVTPSAVSQRIKALEQTAGAVLLRRDRPVRPTAAGEPLVRLARQLDALTADATRHLTGDAAVPHVTLAINGDSLTTWVLPALAPLAGRVALHVVREDQERSAELLRDGSVMGAVTSQAVAVQGCRVEPLGVMRYRPLAAPAFAARWFGDTRASEGVRAAALAAAPVVTFDADDRLQDRWLRRRRVDPARPPRHRVPASADFAAAVRLGFGWGMLPGEQADDDERAGRLVRLADDAVDVPLYWQQWSLRTDALDAVADALRTAAADLLPQRV is encoded by the coding sequence ATGAGCGACTGGGACCTGGGCCAGCTGCGCGCGCTGGCGGCCGCCGCCGACCTCGGCACGTTCGACGCCGCCGCGCGAGCCCTGCACGTCACGCCTTCGGCCGTCAGCCAGCGCATCAAGGCGCTCGAGCAGACCGCGGGCGCCGTCCTGCTGCGCCGCGACCGCCCCGTGCGCCCGACGGCGGCGGGCGAGCCGCTGGTCCGCCTGGCCCGCCAGCTCGACGCGCTCACCGCCGACGCCACCCGCCACCTGACCGGCGACGCCGCCGTCCCGCACGTGACCCTCGCGATCAACGGCGACTCCCTCACCACGTGGGTGCTGCCCGCGCTCGCCCCGCTCGCCGGCCGCGTCGCGCTGCACGTCGTCCGCGAGGACCAGGAGCGCTCGGCCGAGCTGCTGCGCGACGGCTCCGTGATGGGCGCGGTGACGTCGCAGGCGGTCGCGGTGCAGGGGTGCCGGGTCGAGCCGCTGGGCGTCATGCGCTACCGGCCGCTCGCGGCGCCCGCGTTCGCGGCCCGGTGGTTCGGGGACACCCGGGCGTCCGAGGGTGTGCGGGCCGCGGCGCTCGCCGCCGCCCCGGTCGTCACCTTCGACGCCGACGACCGGCTGCAGGACCGGTGGCTGCGCCGGCGGCGCGTCGACCCGGCACGTCCGCCCCGGCACCGCGTCCCCGCGTCGGCGGACTTCGCCGCGGCCGTGCGACTCGGCTTCGGGTGGGGCATGCTGCCGGGCGAGCAGGCCGACGACGACGAGCGCGCCGGCCGCCTGGTGCGGCTCGCCGACGACGCGGTCGACGTGCCCCTGTACTGGCAGCAGTGGTCACTGCGCACGGACGCGCTGGACGCCGTCGCCGACGCGCTGCGCACGGCCGCCGCGGACCTGCTCCCTCAGCGCGTGTGA
- a CDS encoding NADP-dependent oxidoreductase: MRAITYDRFGGSDVLQLTDQPEPKVGSDSVLVRVRAASVNPVDWKIRAGYLDQIIDTEFPAIPGWDVAGVVERPGLDTPELAAGDEVYGYVRKDWLHGGTFAELVSAPVRTLARKPASLSFEEAAAVPLAGLTAYQTIVRVGVRDGQTVLVHAAAGGVGQFAVQILRARGARVIGTASARNHEHLRGLGAEPVEYGDGLVERVRALAPQGVDVVLDYGSDDLVPTTRAVLADGGTVASIVDTAARDELGGHYVWVRPSTADLDALTRLIDDGAVKVDVAQVFDLADAAAAHDLVAEGHVRGKVVVRV, encoded by the coding sequence ATGCGAGCCATCACCTACGACCGCTTCGGCGGCAGCGACGTCCTGCAGCTCACCGACCAGCCGGAGCCCAAGGTCGGCTCCGACAGCGTCCTGGTGCGGGTACGTGCCGCCTCCGTGAACCCGGTGGACTGGAAGATCCGCGCCGGGTACCTCGACCAGATCATCGACACCGAGTTCCCCGCGATCCCGGGGTGGGACGTGGCGGGCGTCGTCGAGCGGCCGGGCCTCGACACCCCGGAGCTGGCGGCCGGCGACGAGGTCTACGGGTACGTCCGCAAGGACTGGCTGCACGGCGGGACGTTCGCCGAGCTGGTCTCCGCGCCCGTGCGGACGCTGGCGCGCAAGCCCGCGTCGCTGAGCTTCGAGGAGGCCGCGGCGGTGCCGCTCGCGGGGCTCACGGCGTACCAGACCATCGTGCGCGTCGGGGTGCGCGACGGGCAGACGGTGCTCGTGCACGCCGCGGCAGGGGGCGTCGGGCAGTTCGCCGTGCAGATCCTGCGGGCCCGCGGGGCGCGCGTCATCGGGACCGCGTCGGCGCGCAACCACGAGCACCTGCGCGGCCTGGGTGCCGAGCCGGTCGAGTACGGCGACGGCCTGGTCGAGCGCGTGCGCGCGCTGGCGCCGCAGGGCGTCGACGTCGTCCTCGACTACGGCTCGGACGACCTGGTGCCGACGACGCGCGCGGTCCTGGCCGACGGCGGCACGGTCGCGTCGATCGTCGACACCGCTGCGCGCGACGAGCTCGGCGGGCACTACGTGTGGGTGCGGCCGAGCACGGCGGACCTCGACGCGCTGACGCGGCTGATCGACGACGGCGCGGTGAAGGTCGACGTGGCGCAGGTCTTCGACCTCGCGGACGCGGCCGCGGCGCACGACCTCGTGGCCGAGGGGCACGTGCGGGGCAAGGTCGTCGTGCGCGTCTGA
- a CDS encoding helix-turn-helix domain-containing protein, with the protein MPIVVDVDVMLARRKMSVGTLAERVGITPANLAVLKNGRAKAVRFTTLAALCEVLECQPGDLLRWEPDGDDGAADVTP; encoded by the coding sequence ATGCCCATCGTCGTGGACGTGGACGTCATGCTCGCGCGCCGCAAGATGTCCGTCGGGACGCTGGCCGAGCGCGTGGGCATCACGCCCGCCAACCTCGCGGTGCTCAAGAACGGGCGCGCCAAGGCCGTGCGGTTCACGACGCTGGCCGCGCTGTGCGAGGTGCTCGAGTGCCAGCCGGGCGACCTGCTGCGGTGGGAGCCGGACGGGGACGACGGAGCCGCGGACGTCACACCGTGA
- a CDS encoding VOC family protein, which produces MRIAKGPDWPVLPSLLRVWVPDADRAFERAVAAGATVVTELDDSAFGQRGGRDAELSGRGHGRSSAPVRT; this is translated from the coding sequence GTGAGGATCGCCAAGGGCCCCGACTGGCCGGTCCTGCCCAGCCTCCTGCGGGTGTGGGTCCCCGACGCGGACCGCGCGTTCGAGCGCGCGGTGGCGGCCGGCGCGACCGTCGTCACCGAGCTCGACGACAGCGCCTTCGGCCAGCGCGGCGGCCGGGATGCCGAGCTGTCGGGGCGCGGGCACGGCCGCAGCAGCGCACCCGTCCGCACGTGA